Part of the Acidimicrobiia bacterium genome is shown below.
GTAGTGGCCCCGGAACGGCGGGTCGATCCGGCACGCCTCCTCGACGAACGCAGGGATCAGCTCGGGCGCACGACGCAGTCGGTCCTGCAGGGCCGGGTGCTCCGCCAGGATCCGCACGCCCGTGCCGGTCAGGCTGGTCGTCGACTCGCCACCGGCCGAGATCAGCAGGAACAGGATCATGAGTGCTTCGTCGTCGGTGAGCTCGCCGTCTTCGACCGCCTGCCCGCACACTCCGATCAGCGTCGACGGGTCGTACCGTCGTGCGGCTCGCGCCGCGAGGTACGCGTCGGCGACCGGACCGACGTCCATCATCGGCTCGCCGAGCTCGGCAAGACGTTCCGGGGTGACGAACCCGTTGATGGCTTCGACCGACGCGTAGCCCTGCCGCTTCAAGCGCGGCGCGTCGTCATCCGCGACGCCGAGGATGCGCGCCACCATGATCATCGGCAGCGGCTCCGCGACGTCGCTCATCCACTCGATGCGGCCCGTGTGCAGCGGCGTGTCGAGTGCGCGGTCGACGAGCGCTCGGAACTCGGGCTCGATCGCCTGCATCGCGGTGGTCGAGAGCCGCCGAGCGACGACGCGACGTTGACGCGTGTGGTCGGGCGGATCCGCTGTGGCGAGGACTGCGCCAGGGCCGCCGCTGTCGATGTCGAGTCCGGGCGCGGCGCTCTGGAGTCCGGGCATGCCGTCGCGGGCGCTGCGATGCAGGAACTGCGCGGAGACGCTCGAGAAGACCGACGGGTTCGCGACGATCTCGTGGATGAGGTCCATGCGCGTCACGAGGAATGTGCCCGTACCGGGAACCTCGTGCACGGGATCAGCCGTGCGCAGCGCCGCGAAGTACGAGTGCGGGTCTTCGACGACCGCAGGGTCGAACAGCGGATCCACCACGCCGTCGATCCTTGTACGTACCTCCGGTCTGGTGCGAATGCCGAACCACCGCTCAGCGCAGGTGGTCCGCGATCTCCTCGGCGGTCTGGACGACGAGTGGCGCGACCCGGGCGATCAGCGGGGTCCACATCCCGTAGCTCTGTCGGCACGTCGCGCGTCGGCCGCCCGTCGTCAGCGCGAGATTGCCGCAGCCCGTCGGAGGGCCCGGAGGTCGACGCCGCGCGCATCCCGCCGGTACCACGTCATCCCGCCGACGTGCTCGTAGCCCCACGTGCGCAACGCGGCGAGGTCGGCCGGCGTCGCGCCGAACAGCTCGGCGATCACGTCCGGCCGCAATCTGCCGATGCTGTAGCGCAGGTCGCGTTTGCTGTGCCCGGGCAGGAAGTACCCGTTCACGTAGACGGGGCGGTCGCGTGCGATGACGCGGTCGCTCTTGCCGAGAAGGTCGACACCGGGCCGGTGATCGAAGTATGCGATGTTCCCTGCCGAGCTCATCGCGATCGTCACGTCCGGGCTCGTCGCCCGTCGCAACGCCATGCCGTAGCGGGCCCATGCCACGTCCTGGGCACGACCCACGGCATTGTGCCGCCACCAGGCGGTGACCGATGGACCGGACACGACGAGCACGAGACCGATGACCAGTGCCGGACCTGTCCATGTGACGCGCGCGCGTCGCGCGAGCAAGGCGAGCGCGACCGCCGCGATGACGGGGAGCAGCCACAGTGCGCGGGAGAAGGCCGCCGTACCCGTCGGTACCTGCAGCTCGGCGATCCGCGTGTCGGGCACTGATGCGGTCGCGACGACGGCGAACAGGACCGCGAGCGCGCCGAGCACCAGGGCGA
Proteins encoded:
- a CDS encoding cytochrome P450; the protein is MVDPLFDPAVVEDPHSYFAALRTADPVHEVPGTGTFLVTRMDLIHEIVANPSVFSSVSAQFLHRSARDGMPGLQSAAPGLDIDSGGPGAVLATADPPDHTRQRRVVARRLSTTAMQAIEPEFRALVDRALDTPLHTGRIEWMSDVAEPLPMIMVARILGVADDDAPRLKRQGYASVEAINGFVTPERLAELGEPMMDVGPVADAYLAARAARRYDPSTLIGVCGQAVEDGELTDDEALMILFLLISAGGESTTSLTGTGVRILAEHPALQDRLRRAPELIPAFVEEACRIDPPFRGHYRRVMADTVLGGVPLPAGSTVVLTWTAANRDADAFVNADDIDLQRPNPRHHVGFGWGIHLCLGAPLARVEAKVAFEQLLARTASFAVDPSSQPLRHHLSLMVRRLVELPLVIETRP